The following proteins come from a genomic window of Gimesia chilikensis:
- the hemP gene encoding hemin uptake protein HemP: MSESEKLERPATATNAQEETPTDVIESDAILNGKQEVLIQHGETTYRLRITQNGKLILCK; encoded by the coding sequence ATGAGCGAATCAGAGAAGCTTGAACGCCCGGCTACCGCTACCAATGCGCAAGAAGAAACCCCAACTGATGTCATTGAATCCGATGCCATTTTGAATGGAAAGCAGGAAGTCCTGATCCAGCATGGCGAGACGACTTATCGGTTGCGAATCACACAGAACGGCAAGTTGATTCTGTGTAAATAA
- a CDS encoding DUF1559 domain-containing protein, whose protein sequence is MAQRSQESRMFGRRGFTLIELLVVIAIIAILIALLLPAVQQAREAARRSQCKNNLKQIGLALHNYLSAYTAFPPAFCAGPGGGTFTEGGQWSIHARILPFADGANLFNNIDFTRSYENQSDPSIAYTRIPFLLCPSEVNDKIRPDSSGNPEHYPISYGYNGGTWRVFTNSSLSGGDGAFFPNSKTKPRDFTDGTSNTLCFAEVKAFTAYNRDGDAGTSTVPSVAGDVEALISGGGSNKANSGHTEWVDGRVHQTGFTTTLPPNTKVAVPGAGGGAIDAGDYTSCREAKSCTGPTYAAVTARSYHIGTVHALMVDGAVRSISENIDLGTYRALSTRSGGEVIGEF, encoded by the coding sequence ATGGCGCAACGTTCTCAAGAGAGCCGAATGTTCGGCAGACGTGGTTTTACGTTAATTGAGCTTCTGGTGGTGATCGCCATCATTGCGATTCTGATCGCTCTGCTGCTCCCCGCCGTCCAGCAGGCCCGCGAAGCTGCCCGCCGCAGCCAGTGCAAAAACAATCTGAAACAGATTGGTCTGGCTCTGCATAACTACCTGAGTGCTTATACCGCGTTTCCTCCCGCTTTCTGTGCTGGTCCTGGCGGAGGAACTTTCACTGAAGGTGGTCAGTGGTCGATTCACGCTCGCATCCTTCCCTTTGCGGATGGAGCGAATCTGTTCAATAACATTGACTTCACACGCAGCTATGAGAATCAGAGCGATCCTTCGATCGCCTACACCCGCATTCCCTTCCTGCTCTGCCCCAGTGAAGTGAATGACAAAATTCGTCCCGATTCTTCAGGCAACCCCGAACATTACCCCATCAGCTATGGTTACAACGGGGGTACCTGGCGTGTCTTTACTAACTCCAGCCTGAGTGGCGGAGACGGTGCGTTCTTTCCGAACAGTAAAACGAAACCACGTGACTTCACAGACGGAACCAGCAACACGCTCTGTTTTGCAGAGGTAAAAGCATTTACCGCTTATAACCGCGATGGAGATGCAGGCACTTCTACCGTGCCCAGTGTCGCCGGTGATGTGGAAGCCCTGATCAGTGGGGGCGGTTCCAATAAAGCCAATAGTGGCCACACAGAATGGGTCGATGGTCGCGTCCACCAGACCGGTTTTACTACTACATTGCCCCCCAATACCAAAGTTGCTGTCCCCGGTGCAGGTGGCGGCGCCATCGATGCGGGTGACTACACGTCCTGCCGGGAAGCCAAAAGCTGCACCGGTCCCACCTACGCTGCTGTCACAGCACGCAGCTATCACATTGGGACCGTACACGCCCTGATGGTAGATGGTGCAGTCCGATCCATCAGCGAAAATATCGACCTGGGCACCTATCGTGCCCTGAGCACCCGTAGCGGTGGAGAAGTTATCGGCGAGTTCTAA
- the murJ gene encoding murein biosynthesis integral membrane protein MurJ, with protein MVASDHTRGLFAGLRTVSLLTLLSRVLGMVRDIGMATLFGNGPIMDSFSVAFKLPNLTRRLLGEGALSTAFLPTYIRELEQNGREASWKLVTAVLFWLMVVSVLLVGSAEVILVLLSWRGNPESEAQLLYWLTGLLLPYLILVCLAAQINATLHALNHFSVPALLPTILNLSWMAGIWLVAPFLPDAPAKITAICIAILLGGVVQLVLPFWKLCQMGYRPHMDWGVGFGQVQSIAQSMAPIVVGLSITQLNTLIDSCLAWGLARPEGIYATGASPAVWQIFESGTASALYFGQRMYQFPLGVFGVALGTVLYPQLSRHAERNDHHLLRRDLLLGLQLVIGVGLPASLGLVLMAQPLSSLLFQYGDFDQFDALQTAEMIRFYGIGVFAFMAVLILNRGFYAIGDTRTPVRIGVVVVICNLLLNLALIWWLKGRGLALATSMAAMIQTGLCLWLIREKVGQIDYAKLFNTSWRASLATAVMSAIILIELQLLPTVDLFRYRLLRVLVPVITAVVIYLQLAKILGLHEIMTLLRSGRKASVKSTDGEK; from the coding sequence GTGGTTGCATCTGACCATACGCGCGGGCTGTTCGCAGGACTACGAACTGTTAGTCTGCTGACGCTGTTAAGCCGCGTGCTGGGGATGGTTCGCGATATCGGTATGGCAACCCTCTTTGGCAACGGTCCAATCATGGACTCGTTTTCTGTCGCTTTTAAACTGCCCAACCTGACGCGACGTCTGTTAGGAGAAGGGGCACTCTCTACGGCCTTTCTTCCCACCTATATCCGCGAACTCGAGCAGAACGGACGTGAAGCATCCTGGAAGCTGGTGACCGCGGTCCTGTTCTGGCTGATGGTGGTTTCCGTATTACTCGTAGGCAGTGCAGAAGTCATTCTGGTGCTGCTTAGCTGGAGAGGGAATCCGGAGTCAGAAGCACAATTGTTGTACTGGCTGACCGGGCTGCTGCTGCCTTATCTGATTCTGGTCTGTCTGGCAGCTCAGATCAACGCGACGCTGCATGCATTGAACCATTTTTCAGTACCGGCCCTGTTACCGACCATTCTGAACCTGAGCTGGATGGCCGGGATCTGGCTGGTCGCTCCCTTTCTGCCGGATGCTCCTGCCAAAATTACTGCGATCTGCATCGCGATTCTGCTGGGCGGAGTGGTGCAACTGGTGCTGCCTTTCTGGAAGCTATGCCAGATGGGCTACCGACCACATATGGATTGGGGAGTCGGGTTCGGTCAGGTACAGTCCATTGCCCAAAGCATGGCTCCGATTGTGGTCGGCCTGTCGATTACGCAGTTGAACACGCTGATCGACAGCTGTCTGGCGTGGGGCCTGGCCCGACCAGAGGGGATTTACGCGACAGGAGCCAGCCCCGCGGTCTGGCAGATCTTTGAATCGGGAACCGCCTCGGCACTTTATTTCGGACAGCGAATGTATCAGTTCCCCCTGGGAGTGTTTGGAGTCGCCCTGGGAACCGTGCTCTATCCTCAGTTATCCAGGCATGCAGAACGGAACGACCATCATCTGTTACGACGAGATTTACTGCTGGGACTGCAACTTGTGATTGGTGTAGGGCTCCCCGCCAGCCTGGGACTGGTGCTGATGGCACAGCCGCTTTCTTCGCTGCTGTTTCAGTATGGTGACTTTGATCAGTTTGATGCCCTGCAGACGGCAGAGATGATTCGCTTTTATGGCATCGGCGTGTTTGCTTTTATGGCGGTCCTGATTTTGAATCGAGGATTCTATGCCATCGGAGATACCCGTACGCCGGTACGAATTGGGGTGGTGGTCGTAATCTGCAATCTGCTGTTGAATCTGGCGCTGATCTGGTGGCTCAAGGGTAGGGGGCTGGCACTGGCCACATCAATGGCCGCTATGATTCAGACGGGCCTCTGTCTGTGGCTGATCAGGGAGAAGGTGGGGCAGATCGATTATGCGAAACTGTTCAACACTAGCTGGCGGGCCAGCCTGGCGACCGCAGTGATGTCTGCGATCATCCTGATCGAATTACAGTTACTGCCCACTGTTGATTTATTTCGTTATCGCCTGCTGCGTGTGCTGGTTCCCGTTATCACCGCTGTTGTAATTTACCTGCAGCTGGCGAAGATATTAGGGCTGCATGAGATCATGACACTGTTACGGTCTGGCAGGAAAGCTTCTGTTAAATCAACGGATGGCGAAAAATAA
- the holA gene encoding DNA polymerase III subunit delta, which yields MPLHVTEFLLSPEQHTLGPIVVLHGDDRYMKQEAIHAIEPIVLGEEEDTSITRFDGKRLEKELPPSTLFDELKTVSMWGDQRLVIVDEAEKFVSAFRSRLEKYLEAPSKSSLLILDVKSWNKSTKLAKTVAKIGLDLECKELKGSQLAKWIADTAEQVHQKQISREASLLLVELVGTHCGQIHQELSKLATFVGEAARISPDDIRAVVGGWKAETTWAMTDAVRDGNVGAALKYLDNLLVAGEAPQKILGGLNFVWRKYFKATQLAVQGTPLRQALKESGVFPRDIDSSDRYLRRLTRQRAEKIGQWLLDADLNLKGNSRLDPRLELEQLLFLLSGCA from the coding sequence ATGCCCCTGCATGTCACCGAGTTTCTGTTAAGCCCCGAGCAGCACACGCTGGGACCGATTGTGGTCCTTCACGGTGATGATCGGTACATGAAACAGGAAGCGATTCATGCGATCGAGCCGATTGTGCTGGGCGAGGAAGAGGACACCAGCATCACGCGTTTCGACGGGAAGCGGCTGGAAAAAGAGCTCCCCCCATCCACCCTGTTTGACGAACTGAAAACCGTCTCTATGTGGGGCGATCAGCGGCTGGTGATCGTGGATGAGGCAGAGAAGTTTGTCTCCGCGTTCCGCTCGCGACTGGAAAAATACCTGGAAGCACCCTCGAAGAGTTCGCTGCTGATTCTGGACGTCAAATCGTGGAATAAGTCGACCAAACTCGCCAAGACTGTCGCGAAGATCGGTCTGGATCTGGAATGCAAGGAGCTCAAGGGGAGCCAACTGGCAAAATGGATCGCAGATACTGCAGAACAGGTCCATCAGAAACAGATTTCGCGAGAAGCTTCGCTGCTGCTGGTCGAACTCGTGGGAACCCATTGTGGACAGATTCATCAGGAACTCTCCAAGCTCGCCACCTTTGTGGGAGAGGCGGCACGCATTAGTCCAGATGATATTCGCGCTGTTGTCGGAGGCTGGAAAGCAGAGACGACTTGGGCGATGACCGACGCCGTGCGAGACGGAAATGTCGGAGCAGCTTTGAAATACCTGGATAATCTGCTGGTGGCCGGCGAGGCGCCCCAGAAAATCCTGGGGGGGCTCAACTTCGTTTGGCGCAAGTACTTTAAGGCCACGCAACTGGCGGTGCAGGGGACCCCGTTGAGGCAGGCGCTCAAGGAGTCGGGAGTCTTCCCGCGGGACATCGATTCGTCTGACCGTTACCTGCGAAGACTGACCCGGCAGCGGGCGGAAAAAATAGGTCAATGGCTGCTGGACGCCGATTTAAATCTGAAAGGCAACAGCCGCCTGGACCCCCGGCTGGAACTGGAGCAACTGCTGTTTCTGCTCAGCGGCTGTGCCTGA